A genomic segment from Oncorhynchus clarkii lewisi isolate Uvic-CL-2024 chromosome 12, UVic_Ocla_1.0, whole genome shotgun sequence encodes:
- the LOC139422261 gene encoding prostaglandin E2 receptor EP1 subtype-like, whose product MLAMQHYNSSGLAAPNLLPNQTWRVEGVPAMAWRANITTERPMSPPSNPTAAGLSMTLGILSNIVALVILAKAYARLRRRSKATFLLFASSLVATDFAGHIIPGALVLRLYSAGAATGPLGLAATDAPCQFLGGSMVFFGLCPLFLGCAMAAERCLGVTQPLLHASLVTTARTKMALALIWLLALCVAFLPFFRLGAYTYQYPGTWCFISVLGETQETDVAFVMLFSGLGLASLTVALVCNTISGVTLVLARLRKKCKTCYRRSAKSHDIEMVAQLVGIMITSCICWSPLLIFGLMSVTWSYSGSIGNDQDTYRRLMVMGVRLASWNQILDPWVYILLRRAVLRKIYRITKSRASFKNSTFRHWDISSFQNSEKINTVNRI is encoded by the exons ATGTTGGCCATGCAGCACTACAACTCCTCAGGCCTGGCTGCCCCCAATCTCCTCCCCAACCAGacctggagggtggagggtgtgCCAGCCATGGCCTGGAGGGCAAACATCACCACAGAGAGGCCCATGTCTCCCCCCAGTAACCCCACTGCAGCTGGCCTCTCCATGACCCTGGGCATCCTGTCCAACATCGTGGCCCTGGTCATCCTGGCGAAAGCCTATGCCCGTCTGCGCCGCCGCTCCAAGGCCACCTTCCTGCTCTTCGCCAGTTCCCTGGTAGCCACAGACTTTGCCGGCCACATCATCCCCGGTGCACTGGTGTTGAGGCTGTACTCAGCTGGGGCTGCGACTGGGCCCTTAGGTCTCGCTGCCACCGATGCCCCCTGCCAGTTCCTAGGGGGTagcatggtgttcttcggcttgtgcCCATTGTTCCTGGGCTGTGCCATGGCTGCTGAGCGCTGCCTAGGTGTCACACAGCCCCTGCTCCATGCCTCACTGGTCACCACGGCTCGCACCAAGATGGCACTAGCTCTCATCTGGCTGCTGGCTCTGTGTGTGGCCTTTCTGCCCTTCTTCAGGCTGGGGGCCTACACCTACCAGTACCCCGGGACCTGGTGCTTCATCAGTGTCCTGGGAGAGACTCAGGAGACGGACGTGGCCTTTGTCATGCTGTTCTCTGGACTGGGCCTGGCCTCTCTGACTGTGGCCCTGGTGTGTAATACCATCAGTGGGGTCACGCTGGTGCTTGCCAGACTCCGTAAGAAGTGTAAGACCTGCTACCGTCGCTCTGCCAAGTCCCATGACATTGAGATGGTGGCCCAGCTGGTGGGCATTATGATCACTTCTTGCATCTGCTGGAGCCCCCTGCTG ATCTTTGGCCTGATGTCAGTCACATGGTCCTATAGCGGTTCCATAGGCAATGACCAGGACACATACAGGAGGTTGATGGTGATGGGCGTCCGGCTGGCCTCCTGGAACCAGATCCTGGACCCCTGGGTCTACATTTTGCTGCGCCGGGCCGTGCTGAGGAAGATCTATCGCATCACCAAGAGCCGGGCCAGCTTCAAGAACAGCACCTTCCGCCATTGGGACATCAGCTCCTTCCAGAACTCTGAGAAAATAAACACTGTCAACAGGATCTGA